A part of Lacibacter sp. H407 genomic DNA contains:
- a CDS encoding NIPSNAP family protein, with protein MKQIYRQVPAKLILIILVLFSFSTDVLAQQKREFYQLTIYHYKTDAQEKQLDAYLQQSLLPALHRLQIKQVGVFKAIANDTAAVKKIYVLIPGKNLNVLTELPAKLNADKNFKATGAEYINAVHTAAPYQRMETILLQAFSLAPAMQLPQLKAEKRERVYELRSYESATEKIFQNKVHMFNEGDEIGLFKRLNFNAIFYAEVVAGSKMPNLMYMTSFENMADRDAHWKSFGSDPAWKKLSAMPEYKNNVSHIDIMFLRPTDYSDY; from the coding sequence ATGAAACAGATCTACAGACAAGTACCCGCAAAACTCATACTGATAATACTTGTATTGTTCAGTTTTTCAACTGATGTATTAGCGCAGCAAAAAAGAGAATTTTATCAGTTAACGATCTATCATTACAAAACAGATGCGCAGGAAAAGCAATTGGATGCATACCTGCAACAGTCCTTGTTACCTGCATTACATCGGTTACAGATCAAACAGGTGGGTGTGTTTAAAGCGATAGCGAACGATACAGCGGCGGTAAAAAAAATATATGTGTTGATACCGGGAAAAAATCTCAACGTGTTAACAGAACTCCCGGCAAAACTAAATGCTGATAAAAATTTCAAGGCCACAGGTGCAGAATATATCAATGCTGTGCATACAGCTGCTCCTTATCAACGGATGGAAACCATTTTGCTGCAGGCTTTTTCGTTAGCACCTGCAATGCAACTGCCGCAATTAAAAGCAGAAAAGAGAGAGCGAGTATATGAGTTACGTAGCTATGAAAGTGCTACTGAAAAGATCTTTCAGAACAAAGTGCATATGTTCAATGAAGGTGATGAGATCGGCTTGTTCAAGCGGTTAAACTTTAACGCTATCTTTTATGCAGAAGTAGTGGCAGGCAGCAAAATGCCCAACCTGATGTACATGACGAGCTTTGAAAACATGGCCGATAGAGATGCACATTGGAAAAGTTTCGGCAGCGATCCTGCCTGGAAAAAATTATCAGCAATGCCAGAGTATAAAAACAATGTATCGCATATTGATATTATGTTTCTTCGCCCAACTGATTATTCAGATTACTAA
- a CDS encoding alpha/beta hydrolase, with translation MKAIESKTIVFVTGAFVTNLGWKPWQNYFESKGYTTYAPAWPNKEGTAKEVRDRRPNDLALARTNLIDVVNNYASFIQQLPEKPIVIGHSLGGLMTQILLNRGLAAAAAVIHSVPPLGVIPYEFSFLKAGWRSLGLFTSLDKTYMMSFNTWQYAFTNGMSLQEQQESYEANTIPESKRAARGGLSLTAKIDFAKPHAPLLFVAGTKDNIIPSTINKRNFKRYSDKNSVTDYKEFEENNHYVLGLKNWEKTAGFVYDWIQQQ, from the coding sequence ATGAAAGCAATCGAATCAAAAACTATCGTCTTCGTTACAGGTGCCTTTGTTACAAATCTCGGCTGGAAACCTTGGCAAAACTATTTTGAAAGTAAGGGATACACTACCTACGCTCCGGCATGGCCCAATAAAGAAGGCACTGCAAAAGAAGTAAGAGACCGTCGGCCGAACGATCTGGCATTGGCCCGTACCAACCTGATCGATGTGGTGAACAACTATGCTTCGTTTATTCAGCAGTTACCGGAAAAGCCGATTGTGATCGGTCACTCACTGGGTGGTTTAATGACGCAGATACTTCTTAACCGTGGTCTGGCTGCCGCAGCTGCTGTCATTCATTCAGTACCACCATTGGGCGTAATACCTTACGAATTTTCATTCCTGAAAGCAGGGTGGAGGTCGTTGGGATTGTTTACGTCGCTGGATAAAACGTACATGATGTCGTTCAACACCTGGCAATATGCATTTACCAACGGAATGAGCCTGCAGGAACAGCAGGAAAGTTATGAAGCCAATACCATTCCTGAATCAAAACGGGCAGCAAGGGGTGGACTGTCACTTACCGCAAAAATTGATTTTGCAAAACCACATGCACCATTGCTTTTTGTTGCAGGAACAAAGGATAACATTATTCCATCGACCATCAACAAGCGGAATTTCAAACGTTATAGTGATAAAAACTCGGTGACAGATTATAAAGAGTTTGAAGAAAACAATCACTACGTATTGGGATTGAAGAATTGGGAAAAAACAGCCGGTTTTGTTTATGACTGGATTCAGCAACAATAA
- a CDS encoding Crp/Fnr family transcriptional regulator: MALQAMAGMDEDHFALSYDHWQLKTFEKNEYYNEYRHVCKHLGFILDGVFRTYYIDEKGEEKNVFFYSQHQVVVSFQSFINQSPCNYYTQSMTGSQVLYIHIQHLQELYKQSHQWERLGRLIAEMAFSISMRRTESFLFMTPEQRYQQLVTDHPAIFNSIPLYHISSYLGIQGPSLSRIRKRISGK; encoded by the coding sequence ATGGCATTGCAGGCAATGGCCGGAATGGACGAAGACCATTTTGCATTAAGCTACGATCATTGGCAACTCAAAACATTTGAAAAGAACGAGTATTACAATGAGTACCGCCATGTATGCAAACATCTCGGCTTTATTCTCGATGGTGTGTTTCGTACTTATTATATTGATGAAAAAGGCGAGGAGAAGAATGTTTTTTTTTATTCGCAGCACCAGGTAGTGGTGTCGTTTCAGAGTTTTATTAACCAGTCGCCTTGTAATTACTATACGCAATCCATGACGGGTTCGCAAGTGTTGTATATCCATATTCAACACTTGCAGGAATTGTATAAGCAAAGTCATCAATGGGAGCGACTCGGCAGGTTGATCGCTGAAATGGCCTTTAGTATTTCCATGCGGCGAACAGAAAGTTTTTTGTTCATGACGCCCGAACAACGTTACCAGCAATTAGTGACTGACCATCCTGCCATTTTCAACAGTATTCCACTGTATCATATTTCATCCTATCTCGGTATACAGGGACCTTCGCTCAGCCGTATCAGAAAAAGAATTTCCGGGAAATAA
- a CDS encoding nickel-binding protein, producing MPIYMDLHIVPGVTAKDVAEAHKLDVYLEKDHSCKCMTYWVDELRGHVFCLIDAPSKEKVTELHNKAHGLTPHKIIEVQPNLVESFLGRISDPEETELTDTGLKLINETSFRIILATKMKDPKLLQYQLGMEKATTLIRELNTIIREEISHHNGIEAEHAGSDFIASFTSAAKAISCSGSIHQKINDADLQQAGLRMSIHAGEPVSKNEQLFGETIQLAERLCFIGKPALVSITSTVKELVAKDLLPVNENNLYTLSGNDQNLLNLLFTALDENFQDPDFNMDEYGNSVAMSKSQLYRKTMALCELSPNTLLKEYRLEKARELMKKKNQNITEITFNSGFNSPSYFTKCFKKKYGLLPMAYLDLMQ from the coding sequence ATGCCTATTTACATGGATCTCCATATTGTTCCAGGTGTTACTGCAAAAGATGTTGCAGAAGCGCATAAACTGGATGTGTATCTTGAAAAAGATCATAGCTGCAAATGCATGACCTATTGGGTAGATGAGTTACGGGGGCATGTATTTTGTTTGATCGATGCTCCTTCGAAAGAAAAAGTAACTGAACTTCATAACAAAGCTCACGGCTTAACGCCACACAAGATCATTGAAGTGCAGCCCAACCTGGTAGAATCATTTCTCGGCCGCATCAGTGATCCGGAAGAAACAGAATTAACAGACACCGGATTAAAGCTGATCAACGAAACATCATTCCGTATTATCCTCGCTACTAAAATGAAAGACCCGAAGTTGTTACAGTATCAACTGGGTATGGAAAAGGCAACAACATTGATACGGGAACTGAATACCATTATACGAGAAGAGATCAGCCATCACAATGGCATTGAAGCAGAACATGCAGGCTCCGATTTTATTGCATCGTTCACTTCTGCTGCAAAAGCAATTTCCTGCTCCGGTTCCATCCATCAAAAAATAAACGATGCAGATCTGCAACAGGCAGGATTGCGAATGAGTATTCATGCCGGAGAACCTGTTTCAAAGAATGAACAATTATTTGGCGAAACGATCCAATTGGCAGAACGTTTATGTTTTATTGGCAAACCTGCACTGGTAAGTATTACATCAACCGTAAAAGAACTGGTGGCGAAAGATCTGTTACCCGTCAATGAAAATAACCTGTACACATTATCCGGCAATGATCAAAATCTGCTGAACCTGTTGTTTACTGCACTTGACGAAAACTTTCAGGATCCGGATTTTAATATGGATGAATATGGCAATTCAGTTGCCATGAGCAAATCACAACTCTACCGGAAAACAATGGCTTTGTGCGAACTTTCACCCAACACATTACTGAAAGAATATCGCCTCGAAAAAGCACGTGAGCTGATGAAGAAAAAAAATCAAAACATAACAGAGATCACCTTCAATTCCGGCTTCAACAGTCCATCGTATTTTACAAAATGTTTTAAAAAGAAATACGGCCTCCTTCCCATGGCTTATCTTGATCTGATGCAGTAG
- a CDS encoding DUF4242 domain-containing protein, which yields MKPITQRRYLFITLLLFCGLSTIAQSTTPAANKKEPVMKTYLIERDIPGAGQLTPPDLKGISQKSCSVLSEMGPKIKWLHSYVTGNKIYCVYQAENEELLREHGKKGGFPVTNITEIGTTISPATAKE from the coding sequence ATGAAACCAATCACACAACGCCGCTATCTGTTTATTACGCTGTTATTATTTTGTGGGCTTAGCACTATTGCACAATCAACCACTCCCGCTGCCAACAAGAAAGAACCGGTTATGAAAACGTATTTGATTGAAAGGGATATTCCCGGTGCAGGTCAACTTACACCTCCCGATCTGAAAGGCATTTCCCAAAAATCGTGCAGTGTATTGAGTGAAATGGGACCAAAAATTAAATGGTTGCACAGTTATGTAACAGGTAACAAAATTTATTGTGTTTACCAGGCCGAAAACGAAGAACTCTTACGTGAGCATGGGAAAAAAGGTGGTTTCCCTGTTACTAACATTACTGAGATCGGAACAACCATCAGTCCTGCTACAGCTAAGGAATAA
- a CDS encoding fasciclin domain-containing protein, translated as MKKFLMLSAIAVAFTTVVSAQKTVVDIAVGSESHTTLVAAVKAADLVATLQGAGPFTVFAPVNAAFDKLPAGTVATLLKPENKATLTKVLTYHVVAGNIDAAAVVKAIKDGNGKAVLTTVSGGKLTASVVDGKVILTDENGGTATVVATDLKAGNGIVHVIDGVVLPK; from the coding sequence ATGAAAAAGTTTCTCATGTTATCTGCAATTGCAGTTGCATTTACAACTGTTGTATCTGCACAAAAAACAGTAGTTGATATTGCTGTTGGTTCTGAAAGTCACACGACCTTAGTTGCTGCTGTTAAAGCTGCAGATCTGGTAGCTACTTTACAAGGCGCTGGTCCGTTTACTGTGTTTGCACCGGTAAATGCAGCGTTTGATAAATTACCAGCCGGTACAGTTGCCACTTTATTGAAGCCTGAAAACAAAGCAACATTAACAAAAGTGTTGACCTATCATGTAGTAGCTGGTAATATCGATGCTGCTGCTGTAGTAAAGGCTATTAAAGATGGTAATGGCAAAGCGGTATTAACAACAGTAAGCGGCGGTAAATTAACTGCATCAGTTGTTGATGGCAAAGTGATATTAACGGATGAGAATGGAGGTACAGCAACTGTTGTGGCTACCGATCTCAAAGCAGGAAATGGTATTGTGCATGTAATTGATGGAGTAGTTCTTCCAAAGTAA
- a CDS encoding aminotransferase class V-fold PLP-dependent enzyme, with the protein MKQDRKDFLKKMGSGLMIAGLPTVAFADDDLSIDAADFTAEGGATDEKFWNKIAKKYYDVADDHINLENGFYGIQPKPVLQAFQKNVATANKQAARFARKEYPGIAAAAKKEVAAFLGVLDEEIIITRNATEALNIAIQGYPFERGDEVVLNQLDYFSMIETFRMLEKRREIAVKEFEMPLLPSSEEEIVELYRKQITDKTTVILLTHVSNINGLIVPVAKIAAMAKEKGVDVMTDSAHALGQIKFNVKELNSDFVGLNLHKWIGNPVGAGVLYVKKERINEMKALFGDTSAAETSINKLAHFGTTPFAVIMTIPTSLAFQQMLGIERISARLHYLKSIWVNELKQHPTVEVVVPGEFSCAIASFRIKHKTAAQVADYLFTEHKIFTVARTLGKEGCVRVTPSVYNSADDIRQFVAAVKACAAS; encoded by the coding sequence ATGAAACAGGATCGCAAAGATTTTTTGAAGAAAATGGGAAGTGGATTGATGATAGCTGGTTTGCCAACTGTTGCTTTTGCAGATGATGATCTGTCAATTGATGCTGCCGACTTTACTGCTGAAGGCGGGGCTACGGATGAGAAATTCTGGAATAAGATCGCTAAGAAATATTATGATGTGGCTGATGATCATATCAATCTTGAAAATGGTTTTTATGGTATTCAACCAAAACCGGTGTTGCAAGCCTTTCAAAAAAATGTGGCAACAGCCAATAAGCAAGCGGCAAGGTTTGCACGAAAAGAATATCCGGGTATAGCTGCTGCTGCAAAGAAAGAAGTAGCTGCTTTCTTAGGTGTTTTGGACGAAGAGATCATCATCACACGCAATGCAACGGAAGCGTTGAATATTGCCATACAAGGCTATCCGTTTGAAAGGGGCGATGAAGTGGTATTGAATCAACTTGATTATTTCAGCATGATCGAAACATTCCGGATGCTGGAGAAAAGAAGAGAGATAGCGGTAAAGGAATTTGAAATGCCATTACTGCCTTCCAGCGAAGAAGAGATCGTTGAGTTGTATCGCAAACAGATCACTGATAAAACAACCGTTATCTTACTCACGCATGTTTCTAACATCAATGGTTTGATCGTGCCGGTTGCAAAAATTGCTGCTATGGCCAAAGAAAAAGGAGTAGATGTAATGACCGATTCGGCACATGCGTTGGGACAAATAAAATTCAACGTAAAAGAATTGAATTCAGATTTTGTCGGGCTCAATCTGCATAAGTGGATCGGTAACCCTGTTGGGGCAGGAGTTCTCTATGTAAAAAAAGAACGCATCAACGAAATGAAGGCCTTGTTTGGTGATACGAGTGCCGCAGAAACCAGTATCAACAAGCTGGCGCATTTTGGTACAACACCTTTTGCAGTGATCATGACCATTCCAACAAGCCTTGCCTTTCAACAGATGTTGGGTATTGAACGTATTTCAGCACGGCTTCACTATCTCAAAAGTATTTGGGTAAATGAATTAAAGCAACATCCAACTGTTGAAGTAGTTGTGCCGGGTGAGTTCTCCTGTGCCATTGCTTCATTCCGCATCAAACATAAAACAGCAGCTCAGGTTGCCGATTACCTGTTCACTGAACACAAAATATTTACAGTGGCCCGTACATTGGGAAAAGAAGGTTGTGTGCGTGTAACACCATCGGTATATAATTCCGCAGATGATATCCGGCAGTTTGTAGCGGCTGTAAAAGCATGTGCAGCTTCATAA
- a CDS encoding SDR family oxidoreductase, translating into MSAIEMKVAYITGGTKGIGYGIAKALLEKGMKVAITGRSLQSARKAAETLSSDASKILALESDVSSLASEQQAIAATISHFGQLDVVVANAGIGHFASIENISEEQWKETMDTNLTGVFNSVKASIEALKQTKGYIITIASLAGTNFFENGSAYNASKFGLVGFTQAVMLDLRKYGIKVTTIMPGSVATHFNNHVPNDADAWKIQPEDIGELVVDILQMNPRSLPSKIEVRPSMPGGK; encoded by the coding sequence ATGAGTGCCATAGAAATGAAAGTAGCCTATATAACCGGTGGAACGAAAGGGATCGGTTACGGAATTGCCAAAGCGTTATTGGAGAAAGGCATGAAGGTGGCCATTACCGGCCGTTCTCTGCAATCTGCACGGAAAGCTGCTGAAACATTAAGTTCAGATGCATCGAAGATCTTAGCACTGGAATCGGATGTAAGTTCGTTGGCATCGGAACAACAGGCGATCGCTGCTACCATCAGTCATTTTGGTCAACTGGATGTGGTTGTAGCAAATGCAGGTATTGGCCATTTTGCATCAATCGAAAACATCAGCGAAGAGCAATGGAAAGAAACCATGGATACAAATCTTACCGGTGTGTTTAACAGCGTAAAAGCAAGTATTGAAGCATTGAAACAAACCAAAGGTTATATCATTACCATTGCAAGTTTGGCAGGTACAAATTTTTTCGAAAATGGCTCGGCATACAATGCCAGTAAATTTGGGTTGGTTGGTTTTACACAGGCCGTAATGCTGGATCTGCGCAAGTATGGGATCAAAGTAACCACCATTATGCCCGGTTCGGTAGCTACTCATTTTAATAATCATGTACCTAACGATGCCGATGCATGGAAAATACAACCCGAAGATATTGGAGAGTTGGTGGTTGATATTCTGCAAATGAATCCACGTTCGCTGCCAAGTAAAATTGAAGTGCGGCCAAGTATGCCGGGAGGTAAATAA
- a CDS encoding PQQ-dependent sugar dehydrogenase encodes MQVKQFIYLSAILVITSPLGCSNKSATTENGNGNGGDTTKLPPVETKQPNSDYKSAFAGQTRIAGAKTTTPYKVEKLAEKIERPWAIIPLPDGRLLTTHKSGFMQLFDGNGVSLKKITGLPAVDASGQGGLLDVALDPDFNNNKIIYWSFSEKYDVGNLMSVAKGTLNEAAGTVDNAVVIFRATPALKNTSYHYGSRLIFDKDGNLFASTGERSVMEGRVQAQSLSSGLGKIFKITKEGKPAPGNPFMNQAGAMPEIYSYGNRNVQSMDIHPVTGELWAAEFGPRGGDELNLIKAGKNYGWPTITYGIEYGGAKIGDAIQQKEGMEQPVYYWDPVLSPGGMSFYKGNAIPEWENNLFIGGLSSAHIVRLIIVNNKVVGEERLLADKGERFRDVAYYNGMLYAVTDGGSMYRISKQ; translated from the coding sequence ATGCAGGTCAAACAATTTATTTATTTATCAGCCATCCTTGTTATTACGTCTCCTTTAGGATGCTCAAATAAATCCGCTACTACAGAAAATGGCAATGGTAACGGTGGAGATACGACCAAACTTCCTCCGGTTGAAACCAAGCAACCGAATTCAGATTATAAATCTGCATTTGCCGGACAAACAAGAATAGCAGGTGCAAAAACCACCACGCCATATAAAGTGGAAAAACTGGCTGAAAAAATTGAACGGCCCTGGGCCATTATTCCACTGCCTGATGGAAGGTTGCTCACCACACACAAATCGGGCTTTATGCAGCTGTTTGATGGCAATGGTGTTTCGCTCAAAAAAATTACGGGACTACCTGCTGTTGATGCAAGTGGGCAAGGTGGTTTGCTCGATGTAGCATTGGACCCTGATTTCAACAACAACAAAATTATCTATTGGTCCTTCTCCGAAAAATATGATGTGGGCAACCTGATGTCTGTTGCAAAAGGAACACTCAATGAAGCTGCAGGTACAGTTGATAATGCAGTGGTGATCTTTCGTGCAACACCTGCGTTAAAAAATACCAGTTACCATTATGGCTCACGGTTGATATTTGATAAAGATGGCAACCTGTTTGCAAGTACAGGCGAACGTTCTGTAATGGAAGGTCGTGTACAGGCGCAATCACTTTCATCTGGTTTGGGAAAGATCTTTAAGATCACCAAAGAAGGAAAACCGGCTCCCGGCAATCCCTTCATGAATCAGGCTGGTGCAATGCCGGAAATTTATTCTTATGGCAACCGTAATGTGCAAAGCATGGACATTCATCCCGTAACCGGTGAATTATGGGCTGCAGAGTTTGGTCCACGTGGCGGCGATGAATTAAACCTCATCAAAGCAGGAAAAAATTATGGCTGGCCAACCATTACTTACGGTATTGAATATGGTGGTGCAAAGATTGGTGACGCTATTCAGCAAAAAGAAGGCATGGAACAACCGGTGTATTATTGGGATCCTGTATTATCTCCCGGTGGTATGAGTTTTTATAAAGGCAATGCAATTCCGGAATGGGAAAATAACTTGTTCATTGGTGGATTGAGCAGTGCACATATTGTACGCCTCATTATTGTAAACAACAAAGTGGTAGGTGAAGAACGACTGTTGGCTGATAAAGGTGAACGTTTTCGTGATGTTGCGTATTACAACGGCATGTTGTATGCAGTAACAGATGGCGGAAGTATGTACCGTATCAGTAAGCAATAA
- a CDS encoding DsrE family protein, with amino-acid sequence MKPFLLIIALLFCYAILPAQNKVNPIIKSYGTVFEIPTADHKPDPSIDYKIIVELTENTPKADSLNIYLEAIATLINLHAAEGVPAKNIHIAVVLRKAATYAVLGDELFRKYFKVENPNRQLLKELQDAGVEFFVCGQTMIKRNMKEEELMPGTKIASSGLTTISTLQLQGYTMIKF; translated from the coding sequence ATGAAACCTTTTCTCCTTATCATCGCCTTGCTGTTTTGCTATGCAATTTTGCCTGCACAAAACAAGGTAAATCCCATTATCAAATCGTATGGTACTGTTTTTGAAATTCCAACAGCCGATCATAAACCCGACCCTTCAATTGATTACAAGATCATAGTAGAGCTCACAGAAAATACCCCCAAAGCTGATTCACTGAATATTTACCTGGAAGCAATTGCAACACTTATTAATCTGCATGCAGCCGAAGGGGTACCTGCAAAAAATATTCATATCGCTGTGGTGTTGCGAAAAGCTGCTACCTATGCGGTACTGGGGGATGAATTGTTTCGTAAATATTTCAAGGTAGAAAATCCAAACCGTCAGTTACTGAAAGAACTGCAGGATGCAGGTGTAGAGTTTTTTGTTTGCGGACAAACCATGATCAAACGCAACATGAAAGAAGAAGAGTTGATGCCGGGCACAAAAATTGCAAGCTCTGGGTTAACCACCATCAGCACACTGCAATTGCAAGGCTATACGATGATCAAATTCTGA
- a CDS encoding Crp/Fnr family transcriptional regulator: MINTDILLAWGATYKQLATGEHLFKEGQVCNFYYQVEGGQLRWVNIDEEGKEYLQRLVEPGESIGELPLFDGGKFAATAIANKESLVLRLHKPVFYQLLKSQPEIHFAFSKLLTERLRFKFFMVKEMGNHDPEKMVMSLLNYLKSTSDHICASCNKIKLTRKQISEMTSLRVETVIRAMRRLQDKQLVQIKKGKVYFGESIGCIGNCGDEKGEAQAPELLQQK; encoded by the coding sequence ATGATCAATACAGATATTCTGTTAGCCTGGGGTGCAACCTACAAGCAACTGGCAACAGGCGAACATCTTTTCAAAGAAGGTCAGGTTTGCAATTTTTACTATCAGGTAGAAGGTGGACAGCTACGCTGGGTAAATATTGATGAAGAGGGGAAGGAATATTTACAGCGTTTGGTTGAACCCGGCGAAAGTATCGGCGAATTGCCGTTATTCGACGGTGGAAAATTTGCTGCAACAGCTATTGCAAATAAAGAATCGTTGGTGTTGCGATTGCACAAGCCGGTATTTTATCAGTTGTTGAAAAGTCAACCGGAGATCCATTTTGCTTTTTCGAAATTGCTTACGGAGCGTTTGCGGTTTAAATTTTTTATGGTGAAAGAAATGGGAAACCATGATCCGGAAAAAATGGTCATGTCGTTATTAAATTATCTTAAAAGTACAAGCGATCATATTTGTGCATCCTGCAATAAAATCAAACTTACAAGGAAACAAATTTCAGAGATGACTTCACTCCGTGTGGAAACGGTGATCAGAGCTATGCGTCGTTTGCAAGACAAACAACTGGTACAAATTAAAAAAGGTAAAGTGTACTTTGGTGAAAGCATAGGATGTATTGGAAATTGTGGTGATGAAAAAGGTGAAGCACAAGCCCCCGAGTTACTTCAACAGAAATGA
- a CDS encoding EcsC family protein, giving the protein MTNTYNTFIRKEFTAWQREMLRKPSLFNGLSKRIQTKINNWIPEKIHVAVTATIKQLIKAVLFGAKHTTAHPLLDKSLQERELAIEKKIETYKKTAAVEGGIAGAGGILLGLADFPVLIGIKMKLLFDIASLYGFDVNDYKERVYLLHIFELAFSSHAHRKTIYLKMTDWETKKQQLPDDINQFDWRNFQQEYRDYIDLAKMAQLIPLIGAPVGLVVNYRLLKKLGSTAMNAYRMRLLND; this is encoded by the coding sequence ATGACAAACACATACAACACTTTTATTCGCAAAGAATTCACTGCATGGCAACGGGAGATGTTACGTAAGCCATCGCTCTTCAATGGCTTATCGAAACGTATACAAACAAAGATCAACAACTGGATCCCCGAAAAAATTCATGTCGCTGTAACTGCTACAATTAAGCAATTAATTAAAGCTGTACTGTTTGGTGCAAAACATACAACGGCCCATCCGCTTTTGGATAAGAGTTTGCAGGAGCGGGAACTGGCCATTGAAAAGAAAATCGAGACGTATAAAAAAACTGCAGCAGTTGAAGGTGGAATTGCAGGTGCCGGTGGAATTCTTCTGGGCCTTGCCGATTTTCCCGTATTGATCGGCATCAAAATGAAATTGCTGTTTGACATTGCCAGCCTGTATGGCTTTGATGTGAATGATTATAAAGAGCGGGTGTATTTGCTGCATATTTTTGAGCTTGCTTTTTCCAGTCATGCCCATCGTAAAACAATTTATTTGAAGATGACGGATTGGGAAACGAAGAAACAACAACTGCCCGACGACATCAATCAATTCGACTGGCGCAATTTTCAACAGGAATACCGTGACTATATTGATCTGGCTAAAATGGCACAGCTTATTCCACTCATTGGTGCACCGGTAGGTTTAGTGGTGAACTATCGCTTGCTGAAAAAATTAGGCAGCACTGCCATGAATGCATACCGCATGCGGTTGTTGAACGATTGA